A window of the Branchiostoma floridae strain S238N-H82 chromosome 12, Bfl_VNyyK, whole genome shotgun sequence genome harbors these coding sequences:
- the LOC118427601 gene encoding uncharacterized protein LOC118427601 isoform X1, translating to MNTEKLTIDSDGYFNHRRGHEQGHVALTSLVQLLTACMSVIIIALVIQEGARLRERVAVQGREIEEFSNYQEKISGLEKEVAVLKAQQEVNKETPEAKRAGGDINMQSEPGKTSSASVVDVPWQTGPAHSREKRAANSVTWPAGAGACLQGPPGRDGMPGRDGMPGRDCPCGAKDAEINELQNKCLVLEQRLSALENNTEIETTPIPCSGDSCNPPSSCTEVVERSGFIIRHSTSSTLMDQNGESCRWLLSVMFREEQQLP from the exons ATGAACACAGAGAAGCTCACTATCGATAGCGATGGTTATTTCAACCATCGTCGCGGACACGAACAGGGTCACGTCGCGCTGACCTCGCTGGTGCAACTTCTGACGGCCTGCATGTCTGTGATCATCATTGCCCTTGTGATCCAAGAAGGGGCTCGCTTGAGAGAGCGGGTGGCTGTCCAGGGTCGGGAGATTGAGGAGTTTTCTAACTACCAGGAGAAGATCTCCGGCTTGGAGAAGGAAGTGGCGGTCTTAAAAGCACAGCAAGAGGTCAACAAGGAAACGCCGGAGGCTAAGCGAGCGGGAGGCGACATTAACATGCAG TCGGAACCTGGCAAAACCAGCAGTGCCTCTGTTGTCGACGTCCCCTGGCAAACTGGGCCAGCACACAGCCGGGAAAAGAGAGCTGCGAACTCTGTGACGTGGCCAGCAGGGGCAGGCG CCTGCTTGCAGGGTCCGCCAGGGAGAGACGGGATGCCAGGCCGTGACGGGATGCCAGGACGGGACTGTCCCTGTGGAGCAAAAG ATGCAGAGATAAATGAACTGCAGAACAAGTGTCTCGTTCTTGAGCAGAGGCTGTCAGCTCTGGAGAATAACACCGAGATCGAGACCACACCAATACCTTGCTCAGGAG ATTCTTGTAATCCACCGTCCAGCTGCACTGAAGTAGTAGAGAGAAGTGGATTCATAATCAGGCATTCTACGTCATCGACCCTGATGGACCAGAACGGGGAGTCCTGCCGATGGTTGCTCAGTGTGATGTTCAGGGAGGAACAG CAATTACCCTGA
- the LOC118427601 gene encoding EMI domain-containing protein 1-like isoform X2 yields MNTEKLTIDSDGYFNHRRGHEQGHVALTSLVQLLTACMSVIIIALVIQEGARLRERVAVQGREIEEFSNYQEKISGLEKEVAVLKAQQEVNKETPEAKRAGGDINMQSEPGKTSSASVVDVPWQTGPAHSREKRAANSVTWPAGAGACLQGPPGRDGMPGRDGMPGRDCPCGAKDSCNPPSSCTEVVERSGFIIRHSTSSTLMDQNGESCRWLLSVMFREEQQLP; encoded by the exons ATGAACACAGAGAAGCTCACTATCGATAGCGATGGTTATTTCAACCATCGTCGCGGACACGAACAGGGTCACGTCGCGCTGACCTCGCTGGTGCAACTTCTGACGGCCTGCATGTCTGTGATCATCATTGCCCTTGTGATCCAAGAAGGGGCTCGCTTGAGAGAGCGGGTGGCTGTCCAGGGTCGGGAGATTGAGGAGTTTTCTAACTACCAGGAGAAGATCTCCGGCTTGGAGAAGGAAGTGGCGGTCTTAAAAGCACAGCAAGAGGTCAACAAGGAAACGCCGGAGGCTAAGCGAGCGGGAGGCGACATTAACATGCAG TCGGAACCTGGCAAAACCAGCAGTGCCTCTGTTGTCGACGTCCCCTGGCAAACTGGGCCAGCACACAGCCGGGAAAAGAGAGCTGCGAACTCTGTGACGTGGCCAGCAGGGGCAGGCG CCTGCTTGCAGGGTCCGCCAGGGAGAGACGGGATGCCAGGCCGTGACGGGATGCCAGGACGGGACTGTCCCTGTGGAGCAAAAG ATTCTTGTAATCCACCGTCCAGCTGCACTGAAGTAGTAGAGAGAAGTGGATTCATAATCAGGCATTCTACGTCATCGACCCTGATGGACCAGAACGGGGAGTCCTGCCGATGGTTGCTCAGTGTGATGTTCAGGGAGGAACAG CAATTACCCTGA